CCGCAGGGAAAAAATGTCGTGATCCTCCAGAAAGAAAAATTATCGGACCTGGACATAAAAACCGTCCACGCCGCAGCAGAAAATATCTTCAAAATAAAAGATTTGAAGCCCGACAGAAAATCAGGGTAAGGGATTAAGCGTTCGCGGCCTTGCGCGGTTCGAAGGCCGGAGCAAACTTCTCCTCGCGTTCCTGCGGTGTATAGATATCGCACAGGCACTTGAGAAGTTCCTTGGTCGCCTCGTTCTGAAGGGAATAGTAAATGGTCTGCGCTTCGCGGCGCGTCCGCACCAGCCTGTCCTTACGCAGCCGCGCCAGATGCTGCGACAAGGCGGACTGGCTCAAGCCCACGATCCGCTCCAGCTCACCGACGCTCTTCTCACCCTTGTAGAGTTCGCAGACGATCGTCAGCCGCTTTTCATTCGACAACGCTTTCAGAAGACTGACAGCAAGATCAACATTTTCTTCAATATCTTGGACATCCATCATTTTTTTACCCTTAAGCCACCCTATTCAATTCAAAATAAACTGCGATAAAAATGAAAAGTGATTGAAATAAAATTACCAATAAACTTGAATGAAAATAATATATGTAAAACAATATCCCTATCCTCTTAATTATAGGGATTTAGGGAAAAAATCAAGAGTGCTGAGGAAAACACTGCTAAGAACGGGGTTTAGAAGGAGTTTTTCGGGTCAGCAGATGGGCCGCACGGTCGGGCAAACACGCCAGAATCCGCACCGCCAGCACAACCGGCCATGGAAAGGCAATACGCGTTTTCCCTCGCTCGATCCCCCGGACGATAGCCTGCGCCGCTGCTTCGGCGGACATCAAAAACGGCATCGGAAAGGGATTTTTTGCAGTCATGGCCGACTCGATAAACCCCGGACAGATCACATGAACGCCAACCCCCTGCTTTCGGAGCGGACTCACCAGCCCTTCTCCGTAAACCCGCACTGCCGCCTTCGAGGCCGTGTAGGCCGGTGCGCCCGGAAAGCCGCGAAACCCGGCCAGCGAACTCATCAGAGCAAGATTCCCCCGCCCGCGTGCGACCATCAACGGCAGAATCGGCTCGACCGTATTCAAAACCCCATACAGGTTGACTCCGAAAACCTCCCGCACCCGCTGCGGGTCTTCAAGCACCAGCGGCCCAGGCCCCGCCGAAATCCCCGCATTGGCAACCAGAAGGTCAAGAGGAAGTTCCTGATCGAACGCCCGCAACCACTCGGCCATCCCCTCACGATCCGTAACGTCCAGAACGCCCACGCGCACCGCCGCACTTTTTCCCTCGCAAACTTTCTTCACCGCCTCCAGCCGCCCCTGATCGCGCCCCGTCAGGCCGAGCGTGACCCCCGGCGCGGCATAATGAACCGCCAGCGCCGCGCCGATCCCGCCCGATGCGCCCGTAATGATAATATTTTTCAGCTCTTTGGCCCGGATGCTCATAAAAAACCGCCGCGTGGGAATTGCGTTTCTGGAAATCTAGCGTTAGTTTGAATTCCATCAAAAGCCAAGCAAAACTTGTTCAGGAGCAACGGTGCCCCAAATCCAGCGCAGAGGTCTCATGTATGTGCTCTCCTCCCCCTCCGGGGCCGGAAAGACGACGATCTCCCGCGCCCTGCTGGCAAAAAACAGCAACCTGACCATGTCCGTCTCCATGACCACCCGCAAGCGCCGCGCCGGGGAAACCCACGGCAAGGATTACTTTTTCGTCGATCACGACGATTTCCGCGACATGGTTGAAAACGGCGAGATGCTCGAACACGCCAAAGTCTTTGATAATTACTACGGCACGCCGCGAAGGCCCGTAGAGGACGCTCTGACCGCCGGAAAGGATATCGTCTTCGACATCGACTGGCAGGGGACGCAGCAACTGGCCGAAATCGCCCGCGAAGACCTCGTCACCGTCTTCATCCTCCCGCCCAGCCGCGCCGAGCTGGAAAAACGGCTCCGCAACCGCTCCCGCGACACCCGCGAGACGGATGTGGAAATCCGGGGCCGGATGTCAAAGGCAGCCGATGAAATCTCCCATTATTCCGAATATGATTATGTCATTATTAACGACGATATCGACTACGCCATCACTAGGGCGCAGGTGATTCTCGAATCCGAACGCCTGAAACGCAGCCGCATGGTCGGCCTCTCCGACTTCGTCCGCGGCCTGCGGGATGGACTCTGATCAAAGCTCGATTCTAGCCCCACGCACCGCCGCCGCATAATTCTCCCGCCCCGGCGCACTCCGCTCAAGGCGGGCGACCATAGCCGCCACAATCGCGGCGTCCTGCACGCTCATCGCCGGCGGGTCGGGAAGCTTCAAATCCCCGAACTCGCGTTTGAATTGCGCTTCGGCTTCGGGATCGGGCTGATAATCGAAAACCTTCCCGCTGAACGCATACTGCGCGAACGCATCCTTGAACCGCAAATGCCCCTCCTTGTCCGCCTCAAGGTCGCAAGCCACAAGCCCCCAATGCGCGATGGCGAGCGCGGGATGCCCCTCATCCCCCACCACCACAAGATGCTGGTGATTCCACAGCCGTTCCTTCTTGATCGTCTCGAAATCCTCCGCCAGCTCCCGCCGCGAAATATGATGAATCGGATCCAGATGTTTAAGATGCGGAAAGGCATGATGCATTTCATAGACATATTCCGGGGGAATGATCGCCCCCGGCATCTCGACCCGCCCCTCCATCAGCGCGATGATCTTGTTTTCGCCGCGCACCATGTGCATCGCCTCGTCCCATGATTCGCGCAGAAGCTTGGTCCGACGCACAAAGAGCACGTCAGGATTTTCATAAACCCAATACGGTCGGTAAGGTAATTTTTGATCGCCCGCACGTTGCAAGACCAAACCCCAATTTTTTACATAAACCTTCTGACCGAAGAATAGCCTATCCGGCTAGGACAGCGCAAGCCTGACATAATCCTCGACCGCCAGCTCTTCCGCCCGACTCTGCGGATCGATTCCCAGCCTTTCAAAATGCTGCGCGTAATCCTTGAGGCTGCCGCGCACCATTTTCCGCCGCCCCTGAAACGCCAGAGCCGTCAACCGTTCCATCGCGGAAAAATCCGGCTGCCGCCCCTCAAGATTTTTGGGAACAAAACGAACCACAGCCGACCGCACCTTCGGCGGCGGCGTGAACACGCTGGGCGGCAGCTCAACCAGAACTTTAACATCGCACAGCCATTGCGCGATGATGCCGAGCCGCCCGTAATCCTTGCCCCCCGGCGCCGCGCAAATCCGCTGCGCCACCTCCTTCTGGAACATCAGCGCCAGAAAGGAATAGGTCTCGCGGTCGGCCCTTAAATCCCTCAGCCACCGCAGCAAAAGCGGCGTGGCAATGTTGTAAGGCAGATTGGCAATAACCGTGCGCGGCGCTTCGCACAAACGGGGAAGATCGGTTTCGAGCGCATCCCCCCGCAGGATGTTCAAATCGCCAGCAGCAGCATCCTGCAAGCCTTCAAGCGCAACAACCGCCCGCGGATCAGCCTCGATCGCAATGACCTTCGCAGCCTCCGAGCGCAGCAAACTCCGCGTCAGCCCCCCCGGCCCCGGCCCGATCTCGATGACATTCAGCCCTTTCAGGCCACCGCACAACCGCACGATTTTATCGGTGATATTCTGATCGAGTAAAAAATTCTGCCCTAGCGACTTCTTCGCTTGCAACCCGTGCGCGGCGATCACATCGCGCAACGGCGGCAAGCCGGAAAGATCACGACTCGACACGGTTATCGATAAAGGCGGAGGCTTTGAGATCCAGCAGATAGCCGCGCTGCAGCCGATCCAGCCGCTCCTGCCCCAGCATCTGGTAAACAGCGTCGCGGGAGGGCAGTTTATCGCCGGAAAGCTGGCGCTTCTCGCGCACCAGCAGGATATGATATCCGTGCGGCGTACGAATCGGCGCCGAAACTTCCTTAATGGCAAGCCCCTTCACCCCTTCGCGCAACTCTTGCTGCAACTGGTTCTCGGCCACCCAGCCCAGATCGCCGCCATTCGAAGATCCGGCAGATTTGGAAAATTGCTGCGCCAGTTTGAAAAAGCTCGCCCGCCCGCCGCGAATTTCCGTGACCATACTGGCGGCCAGTTGCTTGACCTTGCCTTCGACCTGCGCGTTATCGGCCGGAAGAAAAATCTCGGCCAGCAGATACTCCGGCTGCCCCGCACCTTTCATAAGCCTCTCCAGAACGTCATCCACGTCACGTTCCGTGATCGTCACACGCGGACGCAGCTTCTTCTGCACCACAAGACCCCACGACAGATGCGCCTTGATCTGATCCTCGACGGTTACAAGACTCAAGCCGCCCTTCCGCATCATCCCCTTGAACGCATCGGCTTTCATATTGTTCTGCTGCGCGAGGGTTTCAAACCCGCGGGCAACATCGTCAGCGGTCACGCCGAGTTCCATCCTCGAAGCTTCCTGCACCATCAGCCGCTCCTCGATCAGCGAATTGAGAATCTGCGGCGCGAGTTTTTTGCGTAATTCCGGTTTGTTCGGCATCCCCGAAGACGCCATGATCAGCCGGATTCGGTCGTTAAGATCTTTCTGCGAAATCGCATCCTCATTGACCACCGCCGCGATCTGCTGGTCCGCGAACGAAACGCGCGGCGCTACAACAAAAAAAGCCGCAACAAAAAAGAGGAGGACAACTCTTGCCTGATTCAAGCCCATAACCGATTCCCTAACTGCCGATTCATTAAATGTTTGTGGCCAGAGGATATACCGCCCCGTGCGGAGTGTCAAAGCCACCGCTGACCTTATGCATCATACGCCGCCAGGGAGAACTTCCCTCCGGCCCTGAAGGTTTCAAGATATCCCGGAAGAATAAGGTCCAGAGTCTTCGGCGTAAGCCCCAGCGTCGCAAAATTATAGGCCGCGGGCGAAACCACATTATCCGATTTCAGCGTCTCCACCTGATCGCGCGTCAGCAAAGGCTTGGGCAGAAGGCTCAAGAACGTCGCCTGAACCTTCGCAACGCCCCACGGAAGGGTCACAAGCATCCGTTTGCGGCCCGTAAAGACAAACATTTTTTCATAAATCTCTCGGAAGGAATAGACTTCCGGCCCGCCAAGTTCATAGATTTTCCCCTCGGGATTATGCTTCTCCCGCACCCGTGGCGAAAACAGGCACGCCATGACCGCATCCGCCACATCCCCCACATAGACGGGCTGCATCTTCGTCTGCCCGCCCCCGATCAGCGGCAGAAAGGGCATATACCGCGAAAGCTCCGCGAACATATTAAAGAACGAATCATCCGGCCCGAAAATCACACTCGGACGCAAAATCGACGCCCGGGGAAAATGCTGCAAAACCTCCTTTTCCCCCGCCAGCTTGCTCTGCGCGTACTGAGAGGACGCCCTATCGCAACTCAGCGAAGAAACATGAACGAACCGCTCAACCCCCTCCGCCGCGCAAGACCGTGCAATGAGCGAAGGAATATCGACATGGG
The sequence above is drawn from the Alphaproteobacteria bacterium genome and encodes:
- a CDS encoding winged helix-turn-helix transcriptional regulator, whose protein sequence is MDVQDIEENVDLAVSLLKALSNEKRLTIVCELYKGEKSVGELERIVGLSQSALSQHLARLRKDRLVRTRREAQTIYYSLQNEATKELLKCLCDIYTPQEREEKFAPAFEPRKAANA
- a CDS encoding SDR family NAD(P)-dependent oxidoreductase, translated to MSIRAKELKNIIITGASGGIGAALAVHYAAPGVTLGLTGRDQGRLEAVKKVCEGKSAAVRVGVLDVTDREGMAEWLRAFDQELPLDLLVANAGISAGPGPLVLEDPQRVREVFGVNLYGVLNTVEPILPLMVARGRGNLALMSSLAGFRGFPGAPAYTASKAAVRVYGEGLVSPLRKQGVGVHVICPGFIESAMTAKNPFPMPFLMSAEAAAQAIVRGIERGKTRIAFPWPVVLAVRILACLPDRAAHLLTRKTPSKPRS
- the gmk gene encoding guanylate kinase, which codes for MYVLSSPSGAGKTTISRALLAKNSNLTMSVSMTTRKRRAGETHGKDYFFVDHDDFRDMVENGEMLEHAKVFDNYYGTPRRPVEDALTAGKDIVFDIDWQGTQQLAEIAREDLVTVFILPPSRAELEKRLRNRSRDTRETDVEIRGRMSKAADEISHYSEYDYVIINDDIDYAITRAQVILESERLKRSRMVGLSDFVRGLRDGL
- the rsmA gene encoding 16S rRNA (adenine(1518)-N(6)/adenine(1519)-N(6))-dimethyltransferase RsmA, which codes for MTVSSRDLSGLPPLRDVIAAHGLQAKKSLGQNFLLDQNITDKIVRLCGGLKGLNVIEIGPGPGGLTRSLLRSEAAKVIAIEADPRAVVALEGLQDAAAGDLNILRGDALETDLPRLCEAPRTVIANLPYNIATPLLLRWLRDLRADRETYSFLALMFQKEVAQRICAAPGGKDYGRLGIIAQWLCDVKVLVELPPSVFTPPPKVRSAVVRFVPKNLEGRQPDFSAMERLTALAFQGRRKMVRGSLKDYAQHFERLGIDPQSRAEELAVEDYVRLALS
- a CDS encoding peptidylprolyl isomerase, encoding MGLNQARVVLLFFVAAFFVVAPRVSFADQQIAAVVNEDAISQKDLNDRIRLIMASSGMPNKPELRKKLAPQILNSLIEERLMVQEASRMELGVTADDVARGFETLAQQNNMKADAFKGMMRKGGLSLVTVEDQIKAHLSWGLVVQKKLRPRVTITERDVDDVLERLMKGAGQPEYLLAEIFLPADNAQVEGKVKQLAASMVTEIRGGRASFFKLAQQFSKSAGSSNGGDLGWVAENQLQQELREGVKGLAIKEVSAPIRTPHGYHILLVREKRQLSGDKLPSRDAVYQMLGQERLDRLQRGYLLDLKASAFIDNRVES
- a CDS encoding complex I NDUFA9 subunit family protein: MSHSYPTATVFGGTGFVGRQVVRALAARGIVVKVATRAPERANFLKPCGAVGQVVPFACRYSDPESLARVVRGSDFVVNCIGILYERGKRATFQKAHVDIPSLIARSCAAEGVERFVHVSSLSCDRASSQYAQSKLAGEKEVLQHFPRASILRPSVIFGPDDSFFNMFAELSRYMPFLPLIGGGQTKMQPVYVGDVADAVMACLFSPRVREKHNPEGKIYELGGPEVYSFREIYEKMFVFTGRKRMLVTLPWGVAKVQATFLSLLPKPLLTRDQVETLKSDNVVSPAAYNFATLGLTPKTLDLILPGYLETFRAGGKFSLAAYDA